CATTCAGTGCATGAAAGCTTAGCATCTCAGCGATTTTTGCATCACGCTCTTTGGCATAACTGTCATAATCCACACTGGCATAAACCTCGCTAAACTCTAATGTTTTGAGGTAGGTAAACACTTCCAAAGGTGTGCCGTAAAAGAGCGCAAGATCAAGCCCCATTGCTTTAAGATCGGTTTTGAGTTTAAGCACCTGCTCAAAAATAAAAGAGACTCTTTTATCGTTTTTTTCAAGCGAATTTAAAATGTTCGTATCGAAAATAAAAATGGGCAACACCTCGCCCTCAGTCGCTAAAAGCATCGAGTCGTGAACACGCAGATCGCGCCTAAACCAGAGGATTTTTTTCATACTTATTTGCCTTCTTGGATCATGGAACGAAGGGAGAGGTCTTTGGGGTAGGGGTTCAAAAACTTCTGCCCCAAAAGGTAGGTCGTATTGTACTTTTTAACCAAAAATTCGATGGTGCTCATCACAGAAATGAGCGGAGTGATCTCATCGCGAAACTCTTCGATTTGCATGTGCAGTTCTGCTTTTTCACTGCTGTTCAGCTCTTTTTTGAAAAAGCCAACCATGTGTTGAAGCACATTCACCGTTTTACCAATCGAGCCTTTGTACGCAATCGTTTTTTTAAACAGCGCAAGGTACATTTGTGTAATCTCTTGCAAACTATTTTTCTCATGATTGGCAACGATTTTGCCCAAAAGTCGGTAGTTTCCTTCGTGTTTACTTTGAAGCAGAAACTTGTACGCGGTATGAAAACTCACAAGCTCTTGCATCGTTTTGATGTTTTTTTGAAGTTGCAAGGCATCTTCATACGCAAAGAGTTGCATCACAAAGTTTTCCCGAAGCCAAGGGTCGATCAAACGCGCCTCTTCCTCGATGGGAAAATCTACGAAGTGTTCTTTACATGTAAACGCAAAAAGCCCATCTTTTTTCCCTTCACTCATCTCTTTCATGTAGTACTTGGTACTCCCAAGCCCACAACTGGGTGACTTCGATTTCAAGATAATGCCGCAAATGGCTTCGTTTTGGATTTTGTGTAGTTCCTGCGCTACCGCATCATTCATCGCTTGTGTCACATCATTTTTGGAAAAGACAGTGATGACGTTTTTATGCCTCTCTTCAAGCACAATGCGTATGGTCTCACGCGGTGTTCCAAAGGCTAAATGCTCAGGACAAAACGGAATAAACGAAGCGTATTTGCCAAGCTTGTCGGTAATGAAACGATCTCTTTGACCCGTTTTATCGTAACGAATTGGCTCACCCAGTAAACAGGCGGAAACGGCTATTTTGAGCATGGTGTTCCTTTGAATAGCTTTTTGATAGTATAAAATAAGATTGATTAAAAAGGCACTGATTTTATAACTTTAGTCGTTTTATTGGTATATTTTTTGCTTATATTTTATATAAAATTTACTCTGGGGGGATAATTTATGAGTAGTATTTCATCTGTAACATCATCGCCTTTACTTCAAA
Above is a genomic segment from Sulfurospirillum halorespirans DSM 13726 containing:
- a CDS encoding YbgA family protein yields the protein MLKIAVSACLLGEPIRYDKTGQRDRFITDKLGKYASFIPFCPEHLAFGTPRETIRIVLEERHKNVITVFSKNDVTQAMNDAVAQELHKIQNEAICGIILKSKSPSCGLGSTKYYMKEMSEGKKDGLFAFTCKEHFVDFPIEEEARLIDPWLRENFVMQLFAYEDALQLQKNIKTMQELVSFHTAYKFLLQSKHEGNYRLLGKIVANHEKNSLQEITQMYLALFKKTIAYKGSIGKTVNVLQHMVGFFKKELNSSEKAELHMQIEEFRDEITPLISVMSTIEFLVKKYNTTYLLGQKFLNPYPKDLSLRSMIQEGK